One window of the Babesia bovis T2Bo chromosome 2, whole genome shotgun sequence genome contains the following:
- a CDS encoding 5'-3' exonuclease N-terminal resolvase-like domain containing protein: MPISATFFEDVMNILHRMRNISVAASCALCFYLCIILNIVYVHGIGCNSTYSLPLNAVRNVYDDGGSFGYYHRKNTAQECLPKVCVRHSDAFLLKDRGSNTLCLPQSLFAGFIWTKAHGYRIRPKDSWLFKINALESVSSELKCKQPLKSSVGHTLRERVLLVDGTGLAYRCFFALPTLTTYRGTEIGAIVGFMNSLGRIYKSFGPKYIGIAFDSPGSNSTKREVWPEYKANRQTIQTSFKKQLMWIKEFCAIIGIPVFLKRATEADDIIASMIGFLSGGNTINERAATGEEEVQRLKQVDYRVPDSTSGGVFDRVLRSTGRELEPLDLCDSGDINHRKFDVHVLTADKDLLQVLEYNDDANISVRIIQPHKKFRTVDEDTVIDEYGIPPSRFSEYLALVGDSADNIPGVMGIGPKTAPVLISKYNSFKQIIESDEIAKIAKRSEKHNVSVQRAYDFHLITKLRADVPVLSSLSQLCKKRTLESQFVAFCRMFSLQKCSLRWHDVTH, from the exons ATGCCTATTAGTGCGACTTTCTTCGAAGATGTGATGAATATACTGCATCGAATGCGAAATATCAGTGTTGCTGCATCGTGCGCACTGTGTTTCTATctatgtattatattaaatattgtGTATGTTCATGGAATAGGCTGTAACTCTACGTATTCATTGCCGCTTAATGCGGTGCGCAATGTTTATGACGATGGAGGCTCATTTGGTTATTATCATCGCAAAAATACAGCACAAGAGTGCCTTCCTAAAGTATGTGTAAGACATTCAGATGCCTTTTTATTGAAAGATCGAGGTTCAAATACCTTGTGTCTGCCACAAAGTTTATTTGCAGGCTTTATATGGACTAAGGCCCATGGTTATCGCATAAGGCCTAAAGACTCTTGGCTCTTCAAAATCAATGCATTGGAATCCGTTAGCTCTGAATTAAAATGCAAACAGCCGCTGAAATCATCGGTTGGCCATACGTTACGTGAGCGTGTCCTACTCGTAGATGGAACTGGGTTGGCATATCGGTGTTTCTTTGCTTTACCCACTCTCACTACTTATAGAGGCACGGAGATAGGTGCAATAGTTGGTTTTATGAACTCCCTTGGGCGTATATATAAGTCATTTGGGCCCAAATATATTGGCATTGCATTTGATTCTCCAGGTTCAAACAGCACAAAACGTGAAGTGTGGCCTGAATATAAAGCGAATCGTCAAACTATACAGACTTCTTTTAAGAAGCAGTTAATGTGGATAAAAGAATTTTGTGCTATTATTGGTATTCCGGTGTTCTTGAAGCGCGCCACTGAGGCTGACGATATCATTGCAAGTATGATAGGTTTCCTGAGTGGTGGTAATACTATAAATGAGCGAGCAGCAACTGGAGAGGAAGAGGTGCAGCGCCTTAAGCAAGTCGATTATCGTGTGCCCGATTCTACTTCAGGTGGTGTTTTTGATCGTGTATTACGTTCCACCGGTAGAGAGTTAGAGCCCTTAGATTTATGTGACAGTGGTGACATTAACCATCGTAAATTTGATGTACATGTTCTAACTGCTGACAAGGACCTGTTGCAGGTTCTTGAATACAACGATGACGCAAATATAAGTGTTCGTATAATTCAACCGCACAAAAAGTTTCGTACGGTCGATGAGGATACGGTCATAGACGAGTATGGAATTCCCCCTAGTCGTTTTAGCGAATATCTAGCGTTGGTTGGTGACTCTGCTGACAACATTCCTGGAGTAATGGGCATCGGTCCCAAAACTGCACCTGTTCTTATATCGAAGTATAATTCATTCAAG CAAATTATTGAATCTGACGAAATCGCTAAAATTGCGAAGCGCAGTGAGAAGCACAACGTCAGTGTACAGCGTGCATATGACTTCCATTTGATTACCAAATTACGCGCTGATGTTCCAGTTTTATCATCGTTGAGTCAGTTATGCAAGAAGCGTACTTTGGAGAGCCAGTTTGTGGCATTCTGTCGTATGTTTTCATTGCAGAAATGCTCTTTACGTTGGCATGATGTGACTCATTAA